From a region of the Helianthus annuus cultivar XRQ/B chromosome 5, HanXRQr2.0-SUNRISE, whole genome shotgun sequence genome:
- the LOC110943279 gene encoding uncharacterized protein LOC110943279, with translation MASGAAGDSIFGNVFGGCISSDDIGIKRRPYHRNCSCALHKSGENHHCSHALPPKVSYPVRRSWSEGCLVAMTSAAAASSPGSSPCCPSSPAPASSVTARLPPHAPYHH, from the coding sequence ATGGCGTCTGGAGCTGCCGGAGACTCCATTTTCGGCAACGTATTCGGCGGATGCATCTCCAGCGACGACATCGGCATCAAGCGCCGTCCATACCACCGCAACTGCAGTTGCGCTCTTCACAAATCCGGCGAAAACCATCACTGTTCTCACGCTCTCCCTCCGAAAGTATCGTATCCGGTTAGAAGGTCGTGGAGTGAAGGTTGTTTGGTGGCGATGACGTCAGCCGCTGCGGCGTCGTCTCCTGGATCTTCTCCGTGTTGTCCTTCTTCTCCGGCGCCGGCTAGTTCTGTTACGGCGAGGTTGCCGCCGCATGCTCCGTATCATCATTAG